From the Amycolatopsis thermoflava N1165 genome, one window contains:
- a CDS encoding 5-oxoprolinase subunit B family protein, with protein sequence MRWLRYGPDAALVECESLGEMSAVRAAVVAAGLPDLVEVVPGARTVLIAARPGSTGLAEARRFVESADLDGGNGGEPREITIDVRYDGEDLDLVARTAGITAAEVVELHTGATYTVAFTGFAPGFGYLTGLPEPLRQSRLDTPRTRVPAGSVAIAGEFTGVYPRSSPGGWRLLGHTDAVLFDSRAERPALLAPGDRVRFRRIG encoded by the coding sequence GTGCGCTGGCTGCGCTACGGCCCGGACGCCGCGCTCGTCGAGTGCGAGTCGCTGGGCGAGATGAGCGCCGTCCGTGCCGCCGTGGTCGCCGCGGGCCTGCCCGACCTCGTCGAGGTCGTGCCGGGTGCGCGCACCGTGCTGATCGCCGCGCGCCCGGGCTCCACGGGGCTCGCCGAAGCCCGCAGGTTCGTGGAATCAGCAGACCTGGACGGCGGGAACGGCGGCGAGCCGCGGGAGATCACCATCGACGTCCGCTACGACGGCGAGGACCTCGACCTGGTCGCGCGCACCGCGGGCATCACCGCCGCCGAGGTCGTCGAACTGCACACCGGCGCCACCTACACCGTCGCGTTCACCGGGTTCGCCCCCGGGTTCGGCTACCTCACCGGCCTGCCCGAACCGCTCCGCCAGTCGCGTTTGGACACTCCACGCACGCGCGTCCCGGCCGGGTCGGTCGCCATCGCGGGCGAGTTCACCGGTGTCTACCCGCGCTCGTCGCCCGGCGGGTGGCGCCTGCTCGGGCACACCGACGCCGTCCTGTTCGATAGCCGCGCCGAGCGGCCCGCCCTGCTCGCACCCGGTGACCGGGTGCGGTTCCGGAGGATCGGGTGA
- a CDS encoding biotin-dependent carboxyltransferase family protein has translation MSRALEVVATGPLALVQDLGRPGHAHLGVPPSGALDVPALRLANRLVGNPEGAAGIESLLGGLTVTARASCTVAVTGPPVAVAVDGRPAGSHVPVHLAAGQTLSIGRPDTGLRCYLAVSGGIDVEPELGSRSRDVLSEIGPPPLEPGAVLPLGAPAGIPDGADTVTAPPNPPDLVVPVVLGPRDDWFGNAAHQLSAPWTVTSESNRVGLRLDGPALRRTDAREGEELPSEGVITGAIQVPPNGLPVVFLADHPTTGGYPVIAVVVPRALPALAQARPGTTIRFRPYA, from the coding sequence GTGAGCCGCGCACTGGAGGTCGTCGCGACCGGTCCGCTCGCGCTCGTGCAGGACCTCGGCCGCCCCGGGCACGCGCACCTCGGCGTGCCGCCGTCCGGCGCCCTCGACGTCCCGGCGCTGCGGCTCGCGAACCGGCTCGTCGGCAACCCGGAGGGCGCGGCCGGGATCGAGTCGCTGCTCGGCGGGCTCACCGTGACGGCCCGCGCGTCCTGCACGGTCGCGGTCACCGGCCCGCCGGTCGCGGTCGCCGTCGACGGCCGCCCGGCAGGCTCGCACGTGCCGGTCCACCTCGCCGCGGGGCAGACCCTGAGCATCGGGCGCCCGGACACCGGCCTGCGCTGCTACCTCGCCGTCTCCGGCGGCATCGACGTCGAACCCGAGCTGGGCAGCCGCTCGCGCGACGTGCTGTCCGAGATCGGCCCACCGCCACTGGAGCCGGGCGCCGTGCTGCCACTGGGTGCGCCGGCCGGGATCCCGGACGGCGCCGATACCGTCACCGCCCCGCCGAACCCGCCCGACCTGGTCGTCCCGGTCGTCCTTGGCCCGCGCGACGACTGGTTCGGCAACGCCGCCCACCAGCTGTCCGCGCCGTGGACGGTGACCAGCGAGTCCAACCGCGTCGGCCTGCGCCTGGACGGTCCGGCGCTGCGGCGCACCGACGCGCGCGAGGGCGAGGAGCTGCCCAGCGAGGGCGTGATCACCGGCGCGATCCAGGTGCCGCCGAACGGGCTGCCGGTGGTGTTCCTCGCCGACCACCCGACCACCGGCGGCTACCCGGTGATCGCCGTCGTCGTGCCGCGGGCGCTGCCCGCGCTCGCGCAGGCCCGGCCGGGCACGACGATCCGCTTCCGCCCCTACGCGTAG
- a CDS encoding aminodeoxychorismate lyase, with protein MRVLAFLNGNLADPDEPHIRVEDLGLMRGDGVFETVLVADRKARELRPHLDRMARSASMLDLPEPDDAAWQRAAQAVIDNWSGGREFALKLVYTRGTDPEGEPTAFALGIEIDPKVLRARDEGVAVVTLERGIDPGLAERAPWLLLGAKSLSYAVNMAAVREAARRGADDVIFTAGDLTSVLEGPTSNVIIARGGTLYTPPAGIGILPGTTQAAVFRAAERAGWSTKIEMIRTPDLHSADGVFLASSVRKLTRVHTLDHQPLRDSSAIHAELAQAYEALYA; from the coding sequence ATGCGCGTACTCGCTTTCCTGAACGGGAACCTGGCCGATCCGGACGAACCGCACATCCGGGTCGAAGACCTCGGCCTGATGCGTGGCGACGGCGTCTTCGAAACGGTCCTGGTAGCCGACAGGAAGGCCCGTGAGTTGCGCCCGCACCTGGACCGGATGGCGCGGTCGGCATCCATGCTGGACCTGCCGGAGCCGGACGACGCGGCGTGGCAGCGGGCCGCGCAGGCCGTGATCGACAACTGGTCCGGCGGCCGGGAGTTCGCACTGAAGCTCGTGTACACCCGCGGCACCGACCCCGAGGGCGAGCCGACGGCCTTCGCGCTCGGGATCGAAATCGACCCGAAGGTGTTGCGCGCCCGCGACGAGGGGGTCGCCGTGGTGACCCTGGAACGCGGCATCGACCCGGGGCTGGCCGAGCGCGCGCCGTGGCTGCTGCTGGGCGCGAAGTCGCTGTCCTACGCGGTCAACATGGCAGCCGTGCGGGAGGCCGCCCGCCGCGGCGCGGACGACGTGATCTTCACCGCCGGCGACCTGACCTCCGTGCTGGAGGGCCCGACGTCGAACGTCATCATCGCGCGTGGCGGCACGCTCTACACCCCGCCGGCCGGCATCGGCATCCTGCCCGGCACCACGCAGGCGGCGGTGTTCCGCGCCGCCGAGCGGGCGGGCTGGTCGACCAAGATCGAGATGATCCGGACGCCCGACCTGCACAGCGCGGACGGGGTGTTCCTCGCGTCCTCGGTGCGGAAGCTGACCCGCGTGCACACCCTGGACCACCAGCCGCTGCGGGACTCCTCGGCGATCCACGCCGAGCTGGCCCAGGCCTACGAAGCCCTCTACGCGTAG
- a CDS encoding YgfZ/GcvT domain-containing protein codes for MPLVSPLLAAPGAIAPPDDHPEQGVPWHWGDPFAEQRTAARSVAVVDRSHREVLEVTGTERLSWLHLVISQHVTELAEGTGTEALVLDSQGHVDTHMVLAHVGEAVYLDTDPGPEATSALPKGGKQTLREYLEAMKFWSQVEIKDVSDELAILTVLGPEAGRVLSALDIELGAEPYSVVPVGRGFARRMPWPGRSSVDLAVPRGELADWWRRITDAGARPAGTWAFDALRVESLRPRLGVDTDGKTIPHEVNWIGSAAHVAKGCYRGQETVAKVFNVGRPPRRMVLLHLDGSPEIYPETGDPVKLGERVVGRVGSVAQHHELGPIALALVKRSAPVDAELLAGDEDRVVQAAVDPDSVPAEGAAPGREAAARLRG; via the coding sequence ATGCCGCTCGTTTCTCCGCTCCTCGCCGCGCCGGGCGCCATCGCGCCGCCGGACGACCACCCCGAGCAGGGCGTGCCCTGGCACTGGGGCGACCCGTTCGCCGAGCAGCGCACCGCCGCGCGCAGCGTCGCCGTCGTCGACCGCTCGCACCGCGAGGTGCTGGAGGTGACCGGCACGGAGCGGTTGTCCTGGCTGCACCTGGTGATCTCGCAGCACGTCACCGAGCTGGCCGAGGGCACCGGCACCGAGGCGCTGGTGCTGGACAGCCAGGGGCACGTCGACACGCACATGGTCCTCGCGCACGTCGGAGAGGCCGTGTACCTGGACACCGACCCGGGGCCGGAGGCGACCAGCGCGCTGCCCAAGGGCGGCAAGCAGACCCTGCGCGAGTACCTCGAAGCGATGAAGTTCTGGTCCCAGGTCGAGATCAAGGACGTCAGCGACGAGCTGGCGATCCTCACCGTGCTCGGCCCGGAGGCCGGCCGGGTGCTGTCCGCTTTGGACATCGAACTGGGCGCCGAGCCGTACTCCGTCGTGCCGGTCGGCCGCGGCTTCGCCCGGCGCATGCCCTGGCCCGGACGGTCCAGCGTGGACCTCGCCGTGCCGCGCGGCGAGCTGGCCGACTGGTGGCGCCGCATCACCGACGCGGGCGCGCGCCCGGCAGGCACCTGGGCGTTCGACGCGTTGCGGGTCGAGTCGCTGCGGCCGCGGCTGGGCGTGGACACCGACGGGAAGACGATCCCGCACGAGGTGAACTGGATCGGCAGCGCCGCGCACGTCGCCAAGGGCTGCTACCGCGGGCAGGAAACCGTGGCGAAGGTGTTCAACGTCGGCCGCCCGCCGCGCCGGATGGTGCTGCTGCACCTGGACGGCTCACCGGAGATCTACCCGGAGACCGGGGACCCGGTGAAGCTCGGTGAGCGCGTCGTCGGGCGGGTCGGCAGCGTCGCCCAGCACCACGAGCTGGGGCCGATCGCGCTGGCCCTGGTCAAGCGGTCCGCGCCGGTGGACGCCGAGCTGCTCGCCGGGGACGAGGACCGGGTCGTGCAGGCCGCGGTCGACCCCGATTCGGTGCCCGCCGAAGGCGCCGCGCCCGGCCGGGAGGCCGCCGCTCGCCTGCGCGGGTGA